A window of Phycobacter azelaicus contains these coding sequences:
- a CDS encoding TetR/AcrR family transcriptional regulator, with translation MTVSLLPSLNFGPMKTRETPKQARAVVRIHLILNATAQLLTENQPSAITTTMIAKEAGIPVSSIYRYFSDVSHVLYELYLQSAQQLRDKIVDIADNSDTWPGWRDRVRQIILAQRDHIQNNPHYPPLLMHFVSQRPAVAAEDHEREYVTDFLEMRWRQGLDGFQGGDPRVVAQTVLQIAVTMEDLIAAQPSRYQADTFAKETLTVLTSYLSNYLSD, from the coding sequence ATGACCGTTAGCCTCCTGCCCAGTCTGAATTTTGGCCCTATGAAAACGCGTGAAACCCCCAAGCAGGCCCGCGCCGTAGTGCGAATTCACCTGATCCTGAACGCCACCGCACAGCTTCTGACCGAAAACCAGCCCAGTGCGATCACCACAACCATGATCGCGAAAGAAGCCGGGATCCCGGTCAGTTCGATCTACCGCTATTTCTCCGATGTGAGCCATGTTCTTTACGAGCTTTACCTGCAAAGCGCGCAGCAACTCCGTGACAAGATTGTGGACATTGCTGACAACAGCGATACTTGGCCCGGCTGGAGAGACAGGGTGCGCCAGATCATCCTGGCGCAACGGGACCACATCCAGAACAATCCCCACTATCCACCGCTGCTCATGCATTTTGTCTCGCAGCGGCCAGCGGTCGCCGCCGAGGATCACGAACGTGAGTATGTCACGGACTTTCTGGAGATGCGCTGGCGTCAGGGGTTGGATGGGTTCCAAGGAGGCGACCCAAGAGTTGTTGCGCAAACCGTCCTGCAGATTGCTGTCACGATGGAAGACCTGATCGCGGCCCAACCCAGCCGCTATCAAGCCGACACCTTTGCCAAGGAAACTCTGACGGTTCTGACGTCCTACCTTTCCAACTACCTGAGCGACTGA
- a CDS encoding GntR family transcriptional regulator: protein MKLNPVDISKTASASSIVFEALRKAIIEGDLKEGEPLRQDEIAGMFNTSRIPVREAISRLEEQGLVKTQRYKGAVVAGLSADEAHEIFDFRALIEPEVIRRAVPQMSQETLQRAKECLEAFSASDDPMTWGRLNRDFHSELYQASGLQYHLDIIDNAMDRVDRYLRTQLVLSNGMKRAHEEHMAIWNACNDGNAAQAAELTRRHILDACDILMENIASLR, encoded by the coding sequence ATGAAGCTCAATCCCGTAGACATATCCAAAACCGCCTCAGCCTCTTCAATCGTTTTTGAAGCGCTGCGCAAGGCGATTATCGAAGGGGACCTGAAGGAAGGTGAACCCCTTCGTCAGGATGAAATCGCCGGGATGTTCAACACCAGCCGGATTCCCGTCCGAGAGGCCATTTCACGCCTCGAAGAACAGGGCCTGGTCAAAACACAACGCTACAAAGGGGCCGTCGTCGCCGGACTATCCGCGGATGAAGCTCATGAAATCTTTGACTTCCGCGCGCTGATCGAGCCAGAAGTCATCCGCCGGGCCGTTCCCCAGATGTCGCAAGAAACCTTGCAGCGGGCCAAAGAGTGCCTTGAGGCTTTCTCCGCGTCGGACGATCCGATGACTTGGGGGCGGTTGAACCGGGATTTCCACTCAGAGCTCTATCAAGCCAGCGGTCTGCAATATCATCTCGACATAATCGACAATGCCATGGACAGGGTCGACCGCTATCTGCGGACCCAGTTGGTTCTTTCAAACGGCATGAAACGCGCTCATGAAGAGCATATGGCGATCTGGAATGCATGTAACGACGGCAATGCTGCGCAGGCCGCGGAGCTGACCCGGCGGCATATTTTGGATGCCTGCGACATTCTGATGGAAAATATTGCCTCGCTCCGGTGA
- a CDS encoding M56 family metallopeptidase yields MQTDALLNAYIDLNILLLAGAMLWLALRSGLARTRLGKAYRPQLRLLNAVTVLLALSPLLVLALTTVLIHPSPNLSDLLVAQYLQGNVGMSAVRFEDLLGLREDVVRTILNGQAPWARLLVVGFAAGGLICSLQLGLSVLRLRKSLTQAFLWKRIGRTQLLLSDEPRVAYSTRGIWARYVVLPTSLLEHPKDLRLSVAHELQHFRQRDIECEFLLSALRPLLFWNPAFFLWRREVRQLREFACDQALMSRPSFDLRGYCECLIRACANASRDPVLFARRSPTVALADRRETRRGSSALVRRLHAVTAAQPNSDNTLGWAIVSSLLVASVMTTALLLQRPADWSHDRIMLSTIVNLERMATRTSATQPMSLSALSGSFAASSQ; encoded by the coding sequence ATGCAAACTGATGCTCTGCTGAATGCCTATATTGATCTGAACATCCTGCTGCTTGCGGGAGCCATGCTATGGCTTGCCTTGCGCAGCGGGCTCGCGCGCACGCGCCTTGGCAAAGCCTACCGGCCACAACTTCGATTGCTGAATGCAGTAACGGTTTTGCTGGCCCTGTCACCGCTTCTGGTTCTGGCCCTGACAACTGTTTTGATCCACCCTTCCCCCAATCTCTCCGACCTCTTGGTGGCGCAATACCTGCAAGGCAACGTTGGTATGAGCGCGGTTCGGTTCGAAGACCTTCTGGGTCTGCGCGAAGACGTTGTGCGCACCATTCTGAACGGCCAAGCCCCCTGGGCGCGGCTGCTGGTGGTCGGCTTTGCCGCAGGCGGTCTAATCTGTTCCTTGCAGCTGGGGCTGTCTGTCCTAAGACTTCGGAAAAGCCTGACACAGGCCTTCCTCTGGAAGCGGATCGGCCGCACGCAACTGCTTTTGTCGGATGAGCCGCGCGTAGCCTATTCCACGCGCGGCATTTGGGCACGCTATGTCGTCCTGCCCACATCCCTTCTGGAACACCCAAAGGATCTGCGCCTGTCGGTCGCCCATGAATTGCAGCATTTCCGGCAGCGCGATATCGAGTGCGAATTCCTGCTGAGCGCGCTGCGCCCACTTCTGTTCTGGAACCCGGCCTTCTTTCTATGGCGCCGCGAAGTCCGGCAGCTCCGCGAATTCGCCTGCGATCAGGCCCTTATGAGCCGTCCGAGCTTTGATCTGCGCGGCTATTGCGAATGCCTGATCCGGGCTTGCGCCAACGCTTCCAGAGATCCGGTTCTGTTTGCCCGCCGAAGCCCGACCGTTGCGCTGGCGGATCGCCGGGAGACCAGACGCGGCTCGTCCGCCCTCGTTCGCAGGCTGCATGCCGTGACCGCCGCGCAGCCAAACTCAGACAACACCCTCGGGTGGGCTATTGTATCCAGTCTGCTGGTTGCCTCCGTCATGACGACCGCTTTGCTGCTCCAACGCCCTGCAGACTGGAGCCATGACCGGATCATGCTATCGACCATCGTCAATCTTGAACGTATGGCAACCCGCACTTCTGCAACTCAGCCCATGTCACTCAGCGCTCTATCTGGCAGCTTTGCAGCCTCCAGCCAGTGA
- a CDS encoding 2-dehydropantoate 2-reductase, whose translation MSTLPRKVAILGAGAIGCFVGTHWASVCHAAGIKLTLIGRAATWETLTPGPLRVTGGQTLETPLSMLDLQDSPATLADADLILLAHKSTGLQESIEQIRGNASEGATIVSLLNGVSPVDHLREALPNHEVVAGMVPLNVVWKSGNHLHRSSTGELALQRCRTSEALQGMVAGTGVPIQLHGDLKPLQYGKLLLNLINPINALSGLPLHTMLCQRAYRRVYAEVLREALSVYDAARIDWQKVGPLSPRFVHRLLLLPNALFNNTLLKIQRLDINSMTSMAADLAAGRPTEIETLTNEILRLAERSDTAAPYNTAISDLIRQAEAVGPPSQVWSAHALLNQLGIT comes from the coding sequence TTGAGCACGCTGCCCCGTAAAGTTGCGATCCTTGGAGCAGGCGCCATTGGCTGCTTTGTTGGCACGCATTGGGCATCTGTCTGTCATGCGGCTGGTATAAAACTCACACTGATCGGGCGCGCGGCGACCTGGGAGACACTGACACCTGGGCCACTCAGGGTAACGGGCGGGCAGACGCTGGAAACCCCACTGTCGATGCTGGACCTACAAGACAGCCCAGCAACCCTTGCAGATGCAGACCTTATCCTGCTGGCGCACAAATCAACGGGCTTGCAGGAATCCATCGAGCAGATCCGTGGGAACGCTTCGGAAGGAGCTACCATTGTCTCATTGCTCAATGGCGTCTCTCCGGTAGACCATTTGCGGGAAGCATTGCCGAACCATGAAGTGGTTGCCGGCATGGTGCCCTTGAACGTGGTGTGGAAGTCTGGCAATCATCTGCACCGCTCCAGCACCGGTGAGCTGGCCTTGCAGCGCTGCAGGACCAGCGAGGCACTGCAAGGCATGGTTGCTGGGACTGGAGTCCCTATCCAGTTGCACGGCGATCTCAAGCCGCTGCAGTACGGCAAGCTGCTGCTCAATCTGATCAACCCGATCAATGCGTTGAGCGGGCTGCCACTTCACACAATGCTCTGTCAAAGGGCCTATCGGCGCGTCTATGCCGAAGTGCTGCGCGAAGCGCTTAGCGTCTACGATGCAGCCCGGATTGACTGGCAAAAGGTCGGCCCGTTGTCGCCGCGGTTTGTTCACCGTCTGCTCTTGCTGCCCAACGCCTTATTCAACAACACACTGCTCAAGATCCAAAGACTGGACATAAACTCCATGACGTCCATGGCAGCCGATCTCGCGGCAGGGCGCCCAACAGAGATCGAGACGCTCACCAATGAGATCCTGCGTCTGGCTGAGCGCTCTGACACAGCCGCGCCTTATAACACAGCCATTTCCGACTTGATCCGCCAAGCGGAGGCCGTCGGCCCTCCATCGCAGGTCTGGTCCGCGCATGCCCTTCTCAACCAGCTGGGGATCACATGA
- a CDS encoding nuclear transport factor 2 family protein gives MTRKTELVRFWVEEVWSKDNDKILDDMFSPDTTATGPVSDVAGKDFRSTDIVSALKALFQCPPELTFTVLEELGDWVITCFTVAVKDHPHRPPFDFDGQMVFRITDGKITEVHSNLNYIKMFEGLGQMPEDTLLVALTGAELDWK, from the coding sequence GTGACCAGAAAAACGGAACTCGTGCGCTTTTGGGTGGAAGAAGTATGGAGTAAAGACAACGACAAAATCCTGGACGACATGTTCTCACCGGATACGACCGCAACCGGTCCCGTATCGGATGTTGCGGGCAAGGATTTCAGATCGACAGATATCGTCTCAGCCCTGAAGGCCCTGTTTCAATGCCCGCCAGAACTGACCTTTACCGTGCTCGAAGAGTTGGGTGATTGGGTGATTACCTGTTTCACCGTGGCCGTGAAGGATCATCCACACCGCCCTCCGTTTGACTTTGACGGGCAGATGGTCTTTCGCATCACAGACGGAAAGATCACGGAAGTTCACTCCAACCTGAATTATATCAAGATGTTCGAGGGTTTGGGCCAGATGCCTGAAGACACCCTGCTGGTGGCCCTCACCGGGGCGGAACTGGACTGGAAGTAA
- a CDS encoding Lon protease family protein encodes MTDTALSPDALRRTCDPAELAFNTTADLDPLEGQLGQARGMEAIRLSAQMKHRRFNLYVQGPRGSGRKAAVLRVLEEEAASRPVPKDWVYVQNFDDADQPNAICLPRGQGPLLRSAMARLLEELANHIPALLVSEDYQNKRMALEQEFNARREKTFDALRQKAEAQNVAILSTPMGFSLAAKRDEEILKPEAIEKLPEEERAQIRAAVSEIQADLEDFLLDQPEHERQQRDALTHLNADMARIAVDAAVDRACRGFVEIDELAPYFRALRDDLVSHADLFLSLELGRSKDPFPAGLAALREDPRFHRYHVNVVVTHDPKGTTAPVVEESLPTLANLTGQIDYMAMQGVLVTDFTQIKPGALHRANGGFLVLDARRVLGEPLAWDALKRCLETEAVHVITPGERLGLISTTTMKPEPIPLDVRVVLVGDRMLHMLLAEFDPDFEKFFRVTADFGPDMVRGDESVTLFAQRVAALVRDEGLRQVTADGVAALVDAATRLAADQEKLSLRIETLWDILREGNHRARKEKAPAITAEHVTGAIKAAEERRGLIRDRVHEMIRRGTIMISTQGSEVGQINGLTVSALGDESFGAPVRITARVRVGGGRVVDIEREAKMGGPIHSKAVLILSGYLAARYVPQTPLSLWASLVFEQSYGGVEGDSASLAELCALMSALAEVPISQSFAVTGSVNQMGDVRAIGGVNEKIEGFFEVCKAQGLTGRQGVLIPRANVPNLMLTPEVVDAVRAGQFQIHAVSHVDQAIEQLTGLPAGVRDLHGEFEDGSINGNIEVKLLEFAHTRATMGHSKDSSGTGEEV; translated from the coding sequence ATGACTGACACGGCCTTGTCACCTGACGCGCTTCGGCGGACCTGTGATCCGGCAGAGCTTGCGTTCAATACCACCGCGGACCTTGATCCGCTTGAGGGCCAATTGGGTCAGGCGCGGGGGATGGAAGCAATCCGGCTTTCTGCCCAGATGAAGCATCGACGGTTCAACCTTTATGTGCAGGGTCCGCGCGGCAGCGGGCGAAAGGCGGCTGTCTTGCGTGTGCTGGAGGAAGAGGCCGCCAGCCGTCCGGTTCCCAAGGACTGGGTCTATGTGCAAAACTTTGATGACGCGGATCAGCCCAACGCAATCTGCCTGCCGCGCGGGCAGGGGCCGCTTTTGCGCAGTGCCATGGCGCGTCTTCTGGAGGAACTGGCCAATCACATTCCTGCGCTGTTGGTGTCTGAAGACTACCAGAACAAGCGAATGGCGCTGGAACAGGAGTTCAACGCCCGCCGGGAAAAGACCTTTGACGCCCTGCGCCAGAAAGCCGAAGCCCAGAATGTCGCGATCCTCAGCACGCCCATGGGGTTTTCGCTGGCAGCCAAGCGGGATGAAGAGATCCTGAAGCCGGAGGCAATCGAAAAACTGCCCGAGGAAGAGCGCGCACAGATCCGCGCGGCAGTCTCTGAGATTCAGGCCGATCTTGAGGACTTTCTGCTTGATCAGCCCGAACATGAGCGTCAGCAGCGCGATGCGCTGACCCACCTCAATGCCGATATGGCGCGGATTGCCGTGGATGCCGCCGTGGATCGGGCTTGTCGTGGGTTCGTAGAAATCGACGAGCTTGCCCCCTATTTCCGGGCGCTGCGCGACGATCTGGTGTCCCATGCGGATCTGTTCCTTTCGCTGGAACTCGGGCGCTCAAAAGATCCGTTTCCGGCCGGTTTGGCCGCGCTGCGCGAGGATCCGCGCTTCCATCGTTACCATGTCAATGTGGTCGTCACCCACGACCCCAAAGGTACCACCGCGCCTGTGGTTGAGGAGAGCTTGCCGACCCTTGCCAACCTCACCGGCCAGATCGACTACATGGCGATGCAGGGCGTGTTGGTTACCGATTTCACTCAGATTAAGCCGGGCGCATTGCATCGGGCCAACGGCGGTTTCCTGGTACTGGATGCGCGACGTGTCCTTGGTGAGCCCCTTGCTTGGGATGCGCTGAAACGCTGCCTTGAGACCGAAGCCGTGCATGTCATCACGCCGGGTGAGCGCTTGGGGCTTATTTCCACCACCACGATGAAGCCCGAGCCGATCCCTCTGGATGTGAGGGTGGTGCTGGTCGGGGATCGCATGCTGCATATGCTGCTGGCAGAGTTTGATCCTGATTTTGAAAAGTTCTTTCGGGTCACGGCGGATTTCGGCCCCGACATGGTGCGCGGCGACGAGAGCGTCACGCTTTTTGCCCAGAGAGTTGCCGCTCTGGTACGTGATGAGGGTTTGCGACAGGTTACGGCAGACGGGGTCGCGGCCCTCGTTGATGCGGCCACCCGGCTGGCTGCGGATCAGGAAAAACTGAGCCTCAGGATCGAAACGCTTTGGGATATCCTGCGCGAGGGCAACCACCGGGCCCGCAAGGAAAAGGCCCCCGCGATCACGGCAGAGCATGTCACCGGCGCGATCAAAGCCGCCGAGGAACGCCGCGGGCTGATCCGCGACCGAGTGCACGAGATGATCCGACGGGGTACCATCATGATCTCGACCCAGGGCAGCGAGGTTGGTCAGATAAATGGGCTGACAGTTTCCGCGCTTGGCGATGAGAGCTTCGGCGCCCCGGTGCGGATCACCGCGCGGGTCCGCGTTGGTGGGGGACGCGTGGTCGACATCGAACGCGAAGCCAAGATGGGCGGCCCGATCCATTCGAAAGCAGTCTTGATCCTCTCTGGCTATCTGGCTGCTCGTTATGTGCCTCAAACGCCCCTGTCGCTTTGGGCGAGCCTTGTCTTCGAACAAAGCTATGGAGGGGTCGAAGGCGACAGCGCCTCGCTGGCGGAGCTTTGCGCTCTGATGTCGGCACTGGCGGAGGTTCCGATTTCCCAGTCCTTTGCGGTGACCGGATCGGTCAACCAGATGGGCGACGTGCGGGCCATCGGCGGCGTCAATGAAAAGATCGAAGGCTTCTTCGAGGTCTGCAAGGCCCAAGGCCTGACGGGGCGCCAGGGTGTGCTAATCCCGCGTGCGAATGTGCCCAACCTGATGCTGACGCCCGAAGTCGTTGACGCCGTGCGCGCAGGCCAATTCCAGATCCACGCAGTGTCCCATGTGGACCAGGCCATCGAGCAACTTACGGGCTTACCTGCAGGGGTGCGTGACCTTCATGGTGAATTCGAGGACGGCTCTATCAACGGTAATATCGAGGTCAAGCTGCTGGAGTTTGCCCATACCCGTGCGACGATGGGCCATTCCAAGGATTCCTCGGGGACGGGAGAGGAGGTTTAG
- a CDS encoding FAD-binding dehydrogenase, with protein sequence MQDADIIIVGGGLAGLVAAAELGDRGKSVIIVDQEPECFLGGQAFWSLGGLLMIDSPEQRRMGIRDSRELAYSDWMGSAGFDRPEDHWPRKWAESYIDFAAGEMRPWLHDMGMRWFPIVGWAERGGSFASGHGNSVPRFHLTWGVGPGTQEPFEQRVREHEKSGRIKLKFRHRCSHLLMENGACKGISGEILAEDHSARGHKTNRDIVGDFELRAHSVVVASGGIGGNLDLVRKAWPAGRLGPAPKEMISGVPAHVDGRMVAITQDAGGHVINADRMWHYTEGVKNWDPIWPNHGIRILPGPSSMWFDATGNRFAPPAMPGFDSLGTLKAILATGYDYSWFITTQKIIKKEFALSGSEQNPDLASKSWKEVLKQRLLNKKATPNVEAFKEHGENFVVADRLEDLVTKMNALEGNSLLDVEKIRAEITARDVQIANPFSKDAQMMAIHAARNYRGDKLMRTAKPHRILDPENGPLIGVKLNIITRKTLGGLQTDLNGQLIDAHGNRIPGLFAAGEVAGFGGGGYHGYNALEGTFLGGCIFSGRRVGRSDMIA encoded by the coding sequence ATGCAAGACGCTGATATTATCATCGTGGGAGGCGGTCTGGCCGGACTTGTAGCGGCGGCCGAACTTGGCGATCGCGGCAAAAGCGTCATTATCGTCGATCAGGAGCCGGAATGTTTTTTGGGTGGTCAAGCTTTCTGGTCGCTGGGTGGGCTTTTGATGATTGACAGTCCCGAGCAGCGCCGCATGGGCATCCGGGACAGCCGAGAGCTTGCTTACTCTGACTGGATGGGCAGCGCTGGTTTTGACCGGCCCGAGGATCACTGGCCGCGCAAATGGGCCGAGAGCTATATTGACTTTGCCGCCGGAGAGATGCGCCCTTGGCTTCACGACATGGGTATGCGTTGGTTTCCCATCGTGGGTTGGGCAGAGCGTGGGGGATCCTTCGCTTCTGGCCATGGCAACTCGGTGCCGCGGTTCCATTTGACCTGGGGCGTGGGACCAGGGACGCAGGAACCTTTTGAACAGCGCGTGCGAGAACATGAAAAATCGGGGCGGATCAAATTGAAGTTCCGTCATCGCTGCTCGCATCTGTTGATGGAAAACGGAGCCTGCAAGGGGATAAGCGGAGAAATCCTTGCTGAGGATCACAGTGCCCGTGGTCACAAGACCAACCGGGATATCGTGGGGGATTTCGAGTTGCGGGCGCACAGCGTTGTCGTCGCTTCTGGCGGGATTGGCGGTAACCTTGATCTGGTTCGCAAAGCCTGGCCCGCTGGCCGACTTGGCCCTGCACCGAAGGAAATGATCTCGGGGGTGCCTGCCCATGTGGATGGTCGCATGGTGGCCATTACGCAAGATGCTGGGGGGCATGTAATCAATGCCGACCGCATGTGGCACTACACCGAAGGTGTGAAGAACTGGGACCCGATCTGGCCAAACCACGGTATCCGTATCCTGCCGGGGCCATCTTCGATGTGGTTCGATGCGACCGGCAACCGTTTTGCCCCACCTGCCATGCCTGGATTTGACAGTCTTGGCACCCTCAAGGCCATTCTGGCGACGGGCTATGATTACTCTTGGTTCATCACCACCCAGAAGATCATCAAGAAGGAATTCGCCCTTTCCGGCTCCGAGCAAAATCCCGATCTGGCCTCCAAAAGCTGGAAGGAGGTGCTGAAGCAGCGGCTTTTGAACAAGAAGGCGACGCCCAACGTCGAGGCCTTCAAAGAGCATGGAGAGAATTTCGTCGTGGCAGACAGGTTGGAGGATCTGGTGACCAAGATGAATGCATTGGAGGGCAACAGCCTTTTGGACGTGGAGAAGATCCGCGCCGAGATCACGGCACGCGATGTACAGATTGCCAACCCCTTCTCTAAAGATGCGCAGATGATGGCCATCCACGCTGCGCGCAATTATCGCGGAGACAAGTTGATGCGTACGGCCAAACCGCACCGCATTCTGGATCCGGAGAACGGGCCGCTCATCGGGGTGAAGCTCAACATCATCACACGCAAAACGCTTGGCGGATTACAGACCGATTTGAACGGACAACTGATTGATGCCCACGGCAATCGCATTCCAGGTCTGTTCGCAGCAGGTGAGGTCGCCGGTTTTGGTGGTGGCGGCTACCACGGTTACAATGCGCTCGAAGGAACTTTCCTTGGCGGGTGCATCTTCTCCGGGCGCCGGGTGGGGCGGTCGGATATGATTGCTTGA
- a CDS encoding BlaI/MecI/CopY family transcriptional regulator, whose translation MRKKQDKSLLTEVELEFMTVIWETGGGTVRDILAELNKVQERAYTSVATVLKIMEQKGFLTSERADRSLVYRPAVPKAEYQKTSLKNLSSKLFNGAPAALVARLVDDEDVTDEMLEEMRALLEERLGDNAN comes from the coding sequence ATGCGAAAGAAACAGGACAAATCGCTTCTGACCGAGGTCGAACTCGAGTTCATGACCGTGATCTGGGAAACCGGGGGCGGCACCGTGCGGGATATTCTTGCAGAGCTGAACAAGGTTCAGGAGCGCGCTTATACCTCGGTTGCAACGGTCCTAAAGATAATGGAGCAAAAGGGTTTTCTGACCAGCGAGCGGGCCGACCGTTCCTTGGTCTATCGCCCCGCCGTTCCCAAGGCAGAGTATCAGAAAACCTCGCTGAAAAACCTTTCGAGCAAACTCTTCAACGGAGCGCCGGCAGCACTTGTCGCCCGGCTCGTCGATGATGAGGACGTGACCGACGAAATGCTCGAGGAAATGCGGGCGCTTCTGGAGGAAAGGCTGGGGGACAATGCAAACTGA
- a CDS encoding phosphoribosyltransferase: MIFQDRSEAGKALAAALAAKEYDSPVILALPRGGVPVAIEVSRALKAPMDLIMVRKIGAPGQPELAVAAVVNGDDPQIVVNEAIARSFRLSRAEIEEMSKPRLGEIWRRRELYLKGRRRLLLEGRTVIVIDDGIATGATVRASLSAVRARGPAKLVLAVPIAAPDVAQELADEVDEFICLHRPTPFGAIGRFYADFPQTPDSEVIAALDEAETVAEDALDNAQINRPRTLHD; the protein is encoded by the coding sequence ATGATCTTTCAGGATCGTAGCGAAGCGGGCAAGGCGCTGGCTGCTGCGCTTGCGGCCAAAGAGTACGATTCGCCCGTGATACTGGCTTTGCCGCGTGGTGGTGTCCCTGTCGCGATTGAGGTGTCACGTGCGTTGAAGGCGCCAATGGATCTGATCATGGTCCGCAAGATCGGCGCGCCGGGTCAACCCGAACTGGCGGTGGCTGCCGTCGTCAATGGAGACGATCCGCAGATAGTCGTAAATGAGGCGATCGCCCGTTCCTTCAGGCTGTCGCGGGCGGAAATTGAAGAAATGTCAAAACCTCGGCTGGGGGAAATCTGGCGCCGGAGGGAACTTTATCTCAAGGGACGCAGACGGCTTCTGCTTGAGGGGCGCACGGTGATCGTGATTGACGATGGCATTGCGACCGGTGCGACCGTGCGTGCGTCGCTTAGCGCGGTGCGCGCGCGCGGGCCTGCCAAGCTGGTTCTGGCTGTGCCCATCGCAGCACCGGACGTGGCGCAGGAGCTTGCGGACGAGGTTGACGAGTTTATCTGCCTCCACCGGCCCACACCGTTTGGTGCCATTGGCCGTTTCTACGCCGATTTTCCGCAGACGCCGGATTCAGAGGTCATAGCGGCATTGGATGAGGCGGAGACTGTTGCGGAGGACGCGCTGGACAACGCCCAGATCAACCGACCAAGGACACTCCATGACTGA
- a CDS encoding M20 family metallopeptidase — translation MSDTSRPSRTGAIARAEAYFDGGTFQSELADWITYPTESQKPDNGSELTRYLECATRPRLEAAGFTCEIFENPVSGGGPILVGERIEDPALTTILTYGHGDVVRGQAEQWREGLAPFTLTEDGDRLYGRGTADNKGQHLINIAALEVVLFERGHLGFNVRIVIEMSEETGSAGLAEFFRSHRDLLQADVLIASDGPRLQPETPTMFMGSRGGVNFDLVLDLREGAHHSGNWGGLLADPAMILSHALASICDRRGQIQIPEWRPDSLTDKVRAALKGLPIEGESGPKVDPDWGEESLTPAERAFGWNSFAVLAMSSGVPEAPVNAISGRAKATCQLRYVVGTDPDDILPALRRHLDRHGFESIEIVPDKGGPFKATRLDPDHPWVALVSQSLTRTAGKTPHILPNLAGSLPNDCFADILGLPTVWVPHSYRGCSQHAPNEHVLKPLCRDALRLMAGLFWDLAGAEKP, via the coding sequence ATGAGCGATACATCCCGCCCCAGCCGAACTGGCGCCATTGCCCGCGCAGAAGCCTATTTTGACGGTGGAACCTTTCAAAGTGAGCTGGCCGACTGGATCACATACCCGACCGAGAGCCAGAAACCGGACAATGGCTCCGAGCTGACACGTTATCTCGAATGCGCAACCCGTCCTCGGCTGGAGGCTGCTGGCTTCACCTGCGAGATTTTTGAAAATCCGGTATCGGGTGGTGGTCCAATTCTGGTCGGAGAGCGGATTGAGGATCCCGCCTTGACCACCATTCTCACGTACGGTCACGGCGATGTGGTGCGTGGACAGGCCGAGCAATGGCGCGAGGGTCTGGCCCCCTTTACATTGACCGAGGACGGCGACCGCCTTTATGGCCGCGGCACAGCCGACAATAAGGGCCAGCACCTGATCAATATCGCTGCGCTTGAGGTGGTTCTTTTCGAACGCGGGCATCTTGGCTTCAACGTTCGCATCGTGATCGAAATGTCCGAAGAAACAGGCTCCGCCGGCCTCGCTGAGTTCTTTCGCAGCCACAGGGACCTCCTGCAGGCGGACGTTCTGATCGCATCAGACGGGCCGCGTCTGCAACCGGAAACGCCAACGATGTTCATGGGCTCGCGCGGTGGCGTGAATTTCGACCTGGTCCTCGATCTGCGCGAAGGGGCGCATCACTCAGGCAACTGGGGCGGCTTGCTGGCAGACCCTGCAATGATCCTTTCCCATGCCCTCGCCAGCATCTGCGATCGGCGCGGCCAGATCCAGATCCCCGAATGGCGCCCCGACAGCCTGACAGACAAAGTTCGCGCAGCGCTTAAGGGATTGCCGATCGAAGGAGAAAGCGGACCCAAAGTGGACCCTGACTGGGGCGAGGAAAGCCTGACACCGGCCGAGCGTGCATTCGGCTGGAACTCCTTTGCGGTTCTGGCAATGTCGAGTGGTGTGCCCGAGGCCCCCGTCAATGCAATCTCGGGGCGGGCCAAAGCCACCTGCCAGCTGCGTTACGTGGTGGGCACGGATCCCGACGATATCCTCCCGGCACTTCGCAGGCACCTGGATCGGCATGGCTTTGAAAGCATCGAAATCGTGCCGGACAAAGGTGGTCCCTTCAAGGCCACCCGTCTGGACCCGGACCACCCCTGGGTGGCGCTTGTGTCCCAGTCGCTGACCCGCACTGCAGGCAAAACCCCGCATATCCTGCCCAACCTTGCAGGATCGCTGCCAAACGACTGTTTTGCCGATATCCTGGGCCTGCCCACGGTTTGGGTCCCGCATTCCTATCGCGGCTGCTCTCAGCACGCGCCCAACGAACACGTCCTGAAGCCCCTGTGCCGCGATGCATTAAGGCTGATGGCGGGCCTGTTCTGGGATCTGGCAGGGGCGGAGAAGCCCTAA